Proteins from a single region of Bombus pascuorum chromosome 5, iyBomPasc1.1, whole genome shotgun sequence:
- the LOC132906952 gene encoding transcription factor Sox-19b, which yields MRAGGNMCDGSFTETLRGMQGMSGTSPPGGAGVGPMGVGLGSPLGPTAKKAQVEHIKRPMNAFMVWSRLQRRKIAQENPKMHNSEISKRLGAEWKLLTEDEKRPFIDQAKRLRAQHMKEHPDYKYRPRRKPKTLRKEGYPYSIPYPSVPMDALRAGMAGGMGQAGMGSYYGPAAAYGSLSAASMAAAAAAAAQQSAAAMSAGLAAPAQVVSSMDAMKYSMEADKYRAAYMPPSTLAMSMYSDPKYLDSSPKSYLDRSYLDSAKAYFEQSKLYMDQKPAITDYNRPSYEHNKLYEESSPGSIVGGGPTRSPAAESPDMSKQHERTEQGSSSASSTSTSSAASPGASLPAYYPGSVQTSGLLGPQMSQYGGYQTAPAPGNESFRRPLTVIF from the exons ATGAG AGCCGGCGGCAACATGTGCGACGGCTCGTTCACCGAGACCCTGCGCGGTATGCAGGGCATGTCGGGTACGTCGCCACCCGGTGGAGCGGGGGTCGGCCCCATGGGGGTTGGCCTCGGCAGCCCTCTTGGGCCGACCGCGAAGAAGGCGCAGGTGGAACACATTAAGAGGCCGATGAACGCATTCATGGTATGGTCACGATTACAACGACGGAAGATCGCGCAGGAGAACCCGAAGATGCACAACTCGGAGATATCCAAGAGGCTCG GTGCCGAATGGAAACTCTTAACCGAGGACGAGAAACGACCCTTTATCGATCAGGCGAAAAGGTTAAGAGCACAGCACATGAAGGAACACCCCGATTACAAGTACAGACCTAGAAGAAAGCCGAAAACCTTACGAAAGGAAGGTTATCCTTACAGTATTCCGTATCCTAGTGTGCCCATGGATGCGCTCCGAGCTG GAATGGCTGGTGGAATGGGACAGGCAGGAATGGGATCGTATTATGGTCCCGCGGCCGCTTATGGTTCACTCTCTGCAGCCAGCATGGCCGCAGCCGCTGCTGCAGCAGCACAGCAGTCCGCAGCGGCGATGTCTGCGGGTCTAGCAGCACCTGCTCAG GTGGTGAGTTCGATGGATGCCATGAAGTACTCGATGGAAGCCGACAAGTACCGAGCAGCATACATGCCGCCGAGCACTCTGGCGATGAGCATGTACTCCGACCCCAAGTACCTGGACTCGAGTCCAAAATCGTACCTAGACCGGAGCTACTTAGACTCCGCGAAGGCGTATTTCGAACAATCGAAGCTCTACATGGACCAGAAGCCTGCGATCACCGACTACAATCGGCCTAGTTACGAACACAACAAACTTTACGAAGAGTCCAGCCCCGGTAGTATCGTCGGTGGTGGTCCAACAAGGTCACCAGCCGCTGAGTCTCCGGACATGAGCAAACAGCACGAGAGGACCGAGCAAGGTTCGTCTAGCGCGAGTTCTACGTCTACCTCGTCGGCTGCGAGTCCTGGTGCCAGTCTGCCAGCCTATTATCCAGGCTCGGTGCAAACCAGCGGTCTATTAGGACCCCAGATGAGCCAATACGGCGGCTATCAAACAGCTCCAGCGCCTGGAAACGAATCGTTCAGACGACCCCTCACTGTCATCTTCTGA